Below is a window of Saccopteryx bilineata isolate mSacBil1 chromosome 11, mSacBil1_pri_phased_curated, whole genome shotgun sequence DNA.
ggagccaacagaagagaataatttcttcaggggagaaatttAACAGGGTCCCTGAAGCTAAAGGTTGGatccaaagacaaagagaataatAATCAATTCCACATTTAAGATTGCCTTCTATTGATAAACCTCCAATTCTTGACACAAAAATTCAAGCCAAGccttaaaacagacacatttagacataaaacaaagacttcacataaacaaacaaataatgagcgcactttatttcaattaaaataatactggatattttgaaaaagacaaaGCTTTATAGACAACGAAAGAGCTCCCCCTTATGGCCTCTCAGGTGCACGCAGGCCATGGCACCAGAGattcctttaaaccaggggtttCTAGACAGacacaaggaaaacaaaaaatgagatcTTGACAAATACAAAGGTGTCCCTACTCAGGTTTTTCTGTGAGAGCATAACACAACTAGCTGCCTCCGGAAGTTCAGGGTCTATATTCAGTCCCCTTAATTGTCTTCATAGAGAAATGTACAAATGTGAAAGCACAAATGGACATCTCTGGAAGCCCGCTTTGCAGAGTACAACTAAATACATCCCAGAGAATCCTAAGACAGGACCAACACACCTACCAACATCTCAGTCTTCTGAGAGTCCCGGATTCAGATAGACTAATTTCAACTCAGTAAAGCAGCTCTGAAGGCCCTACCTACATGCCAGAGTTCCACATCACCGGTATCACAACTCAGCAAAGCCCCAAATCTACCTTACCTTCATTTTAGTtccaaacagaaaaggaaaagcaagaattcagaggagagccagaattcagtaaagccagagttgctttacctaccccCTTGAGTTCTCTGTCAAATGTCCAAATTATTGAATTTGGGAACTGGGAGGTGTCTACTGGAGCTGTCCAAACCCACAGGAAAACCAGGAGCCCTGGAGTCTCAGGTGGCATCTCTCCTCGAGATTCAAGGGGGTCGGACAGCTCCTAGAGAGTCTGTCTGATTTGGGGTGTCTATCCGGTGATGTGAAACACCACAGGTCTGCGTTGGacgccaaatgttgtaaagtacctgtaTCCCAGATGCTGAAAGGTACTATACCTCAATTCCGtgggttatgtagagacaccaagtccagatgaattttgaagagttttattaaaggaggagatttattaaatatgccagccgcatgtggctgacacggggcagcagacccaaatcatgtgcaagcccccaaaatatttcaggggctgtttatatacccttaatcacacatgggcgggggagagcatgacatcatggcacaagctgacaacatctgtttaggggatatacagaaacattaagactttcaaggtaacacaaagatgtttacaaatcttttagggtgcaTCTTttctcactagcctagaggtattttactgtcaaaattccaggaagggggaggaattacaatcaatgtaaggtggtaCATAAATTCTGtttcccattgaaagagaagtttcttggttaacctttattttagatttaaaactaaatgacccaatgttcttgcaagctagaaacttctatattcttttccctcccctccccacaggaagAACAGGACAGGAAAGTCTGAGCTTTCCTCTTAGAATATCAAGTTTCCAGCTTTTTGGACCTTACAACGGTTAGCCTACTAGGAGAAAAGGCTCCACTTCCCAGGAGTCAAGGAAATTCCTTTCCTGGTGAGTCTGTCTCAAATCCCTCTCCCTGGGCAGTAAGCTAAGAAGATTGACTCCAGACTAACACATTTTCAGGGGATGAGTGTCTGTGCCTGACAGTGTGAGTTCTCTGTGGCCCTCCTGGAACTCTCAGGTTCCACTGACAGGGGGGATTGAGGTATGTGGGCTTCATAGTTTTATGGAGAtaagatttattagaacaggaGGTCAAGAGACCATGGAGGAGATGGGTGTTGACTTTCCCATAGCACTTAACTGTTTGTCTAGTTCATCTCTTGTCATGAAAGTGAAGAATTTGTTTAACCAGTTCCGTACTAATTAGTCTTGGGAGGGAAGGGATCAGTAGACTCCTTCTAAAGTTCCCTCAGAGCTGGGGTATGACCTGTGTAATAGCTATGGCTGTGGAGATGTAATTTAATGCTAATGACTCACTCTCTTTGCAAACATAATGCTTCTCCCTTGAGTATCCTCTACTGTATGAGATCTGACATCCAGTTAAATCCTCGCTCACACTCCTTGCATATATAGGGCTTCTCTGCTaggtgtgttctctggtgtctgaggagttGTGACTTCTGtataaagcctcgctcacactccctgcaaacatatggcttctcccctgaatgtgtcctctggtgtatgaggagagttgacttctgtgtaaagcctctctcacactccctgcagacatagggcttctcccctgagtgtgtcttctggtgtctgaggagatttgACTTATGtttaaagcctcgctcacactccctgcaaacatagggcttctcctctgagtgtgtcctctggtgtatgagaAGATGTGACTTCTCTGTAAAGCctctctcacactccctgcagacatagggcttctcccctgagtgtgtcttctggtgtctgaggagatttgacttctgtgtaaagcctcgctcacactccctgcaaacatagggcttctcccctgagtgtgtcctctggtgtatgaggagataTGACTTCTctgtaaagcctcgctcacactccctgcaaacatagggcttctccccggagtgtgtcctctggtgtctgaggagagctGGCTTCATTGAAAAGCCTCGcttacactccctgcaaacatagggcttctcccctgagtgtgtcctctggtgtatgaggagagttgacttctgtgtaaagcctcgttcacactccctgcagacatagggcttctcccctgagtgtatcttctggtgtctgaggagatgtgacttctgtgtaaagcctctctcacactccctgcagacatagggcttctcccctgtgtgtatcttctggtgtctgaggagagttgacttctgtgtaaagccttgctcacactccctgcaaacatagggcttctcccctgagtgtgtcctctggtgtgtgaGAAGATATGACTTCTctgtaaagcctcgctcacactccctgcaaacatagggcttctccccggagtgtgtcctctggtgtctgaggagagctAGCTTCATTGAAAAGCCTCGcttacactccctgcaaacatagggcttctccccggagtgtgtcctctggtgtatgaggagagttgacttctgtgtaaagcctcgttcacactccctgcagacatagggcttctcccctgagtgtatcttctggtgtctgaggagatgtgacttctgtgtaaagcctctctcacactccctgcagacatagggcttctcccctgtgtgtatcttctggtgtctgaggagagttgacttctgtgtaaagccttgctcacactccctgcaaatatAGGGCTTCTCCACTGATTGTGCTCTCTGGTGTCTGAGATTTGACTCATCATCAAAGCCTTGCCCACACTCTCCATACTTGATAGCTACAATTCTTGACATTCTTACTCCCATAGATAGTTTGCCAGTGTCCACTGAATTCACTTTCTGGCCTCTGCTGGGTGCTTCCTGCATCAATCTCTCTCGCTCAATAGAGCTTCCCATGTGTCCTTTGGGAGGTTTTAAAAAGGCCCTTGGAATCCTCCTCTGCCTTGTCCCTTTAAGCAAAGGTTTGGACTTTTCTTTGACCTCttgaccttcagctttgtcatccCAGCTGTGTGTATCAGTATGTTGCTGCTGCTGATTTGGATCCTCTGGGCAGGAATCCTCTGACTGGAGCTGTTTTCTTGTAGATGTTCCTAGGAGAATCTGAGGGGGGTGATTGTGTCCTATGTTTTCGCTGAGGAACTTCTgactggagaaggccagagagTAGGAGGAACACGGGTGTATCTCTGGCTTtggttctgctgaaagagaaaattttggtcagGAAAGAGGTTGATAAGGTTTCCTGGGCCATATGTTTTGTCTGCTGTTAAGACGTCTCCCacaagtcattcttatggggttgaCAGTGTAATCTCTGTCTTCCACAAAGTGTTTCTTTAtagtctattttctcttttcatttttatgtactatatcttctttagaaatccaGCAAGCCCATATGAGGAACTGTCAAGTAGCATCAGGGGCTATTTCACCCCTTGTATGGTGGAACAATGCTGACCTCTTCTATATAATGTAGCCTTTAACACAGTTATTTAGAAAGACTGCTGGCCCCAACGAGGAATTGCTTCCCTCATAGTTTTCCACAGATGTTAAACTGAAAATATGTTCTTCCTCAAGTCTCACATCAAATATTCATATTTGATTTCATTCAGTGTCagcccatttcatatacaattggaagtcctgtttcaaaatatttccccaaccatacttcttaaaaattgattgattttagagaaacaaagaaaggaggaggaagaagaaaagaaagaagaggaagaggaggaaaaagaagaaagaaggaagaagaagaaagaagaagacggaagaaggagaaggaagaaggagaagaagatgaagaaaggcatttattcattgttctaccTAGACATGCAGTCATTGGTCATTTCTCTTATACGCCCTGACCTGGGCTCAACCTTGGTAttacaggatgatgctttaacacagttgtagtcaacctggttcctaccgcccactagtgggtgttccagctttcatggtgggcaataatggagcaagcaaagtataaataaaaagatagatttaattatagtaagttgttttataaagatttatcctgccaaacctagcgaaaatccgacataaagtacttggtaagtaattattattatatgctttaacttgctgtaactctgctttataaattttataaagtaaagttacttccctactttataaatcaccattactctgGATCCGATGGGTGGTTaataaattttactactaacagaaatacaaaagtgggtggtaggtataaaatggttgactacccctgctctaacaaaTTGAGCTAATAAGCCAGGGTTCTCAaccatgctccccccccccttttcttttttacagagacagagtcagagagagggatagacagggacagacatacagaaacagagagatgagaagcatcaatcattagtttttgggccctggccggttggctcagcggtagagcgtcggcctagcgtgcggaggacccgagtttgattcccggccagggcacacaggagaagcgcccatttgcttctccacccctccgccgtgctttcctctctgtctctctcttcccctcccgcagccaaggctccattggagcagagatggcccgggcgctggggatggctctgtggcctctgcctcaggcgctagagtggctctggtcgcaacatggcgacgcccaggatgggcagaacatcgccccctggtgggcagagcgtcgcccctggtgggcgtgccgggtggatcccggtcgggcgcatgcgggagtctgtctgactgtctctccccgtttccagcttcagaaaaatgaaaaaaaaaaaaaaaatcattagttttttgttgcacgttgcaacactttagttgttcaatgattgctttctcatatgtgccttgactgcgggccttcagcagaccaagtaaccccttgcttgaaccagcgaccttgggctcaagttggtgagcttttgctccaaccagatgagcccgcactcaagctggcaacctcggggtcttgaacctgggtccttctgcatcccattctgatgctatatccactgcaccaccacctggtcaggctcaaccatACTTCTTACATACCTAATTCCCATTCCTCTCACATCCtctctcacttggagaagaagtaatctctgagaggattccccactgaaatttattttccaaaaattaagaaagcaaagCTTAGAGAACAAGCCACCCTGTAGCTGAGAAGAGCACCATTGTCCCCCTTAACTCAGGAAGGTCCCCAGCATCTCAGCTTGGATCACAGCACTGCATTTCCAGGCTGCTGGTCATCTGTCCGACCTCTGCTCTTACCCTGTTTGCTAGACAGGAGTGACCCTCAGAAAGCAGGCCTGGGCCTGCTCAGTGCACAGTGTgggcccggcatgtggacatccctagttaaatcctcagtcagggcacacatgaaaagtgagtatctgcttctgttcccctccttctctctcttctctctctcttcccctcccacagccactggctcaattggttcaagcatcagcccaatagctcagctggttcaagtgttgacctcagatgctgaggatagctcaggtaGTTCGAGCATGGACCTCAGACAGgggttctgggtggatcctggcaggGGTACACAAAGAaatcttttctgtctctcctactctcacttaaaaaaattaaaagtaaaattttttttctaagaatcaaAGGCATATGAAATGGATTCTTAATTTCTGAAGCATCCGATTTGAAATCTTACTGACTTTAGACTGTTCCATGAAAATTTCTAAGGTGagtgctctcttttctttccattttgaagaaCAGTTGTGCCCACCTCTAGCTGCTGCGAGCTCTCTCTTCAACTTGCTTCCACACTTGATGCCCAGCTTCTGGCCATACTCATGACCGAGCGAGACTAGCAGCTCACAGTCTGGCCTGATGACCCGGCAGGTTCGGTAGAAAATCTGCCCATgatactgaaaggccaccaggttctgctcttcatcatcccgggcacagttcacatacctgggattgaggcaggtgaaagaaaagaaacccacaggTGATGAGTTCCTACTACCTCTCAGATTCATGTCCATCTCTGCACCTGACACTTGGGCTCCGATGTCACCCACTCTCACAGTGTTCCCAGAGAACCTTCTGTTCAATGTTTAAGCCTGTCACACTGTCATACAACTTCCTATGTCCAGGTCCTGCTTACGGTGTTCATTCTGCCTAATACCATTTCATTCTAGACATAACCTCACACTGATTGGCCATAAAACCCAGTGCTTTAGCTTCTCTAAACTAAATCAGGTTCTGTTTTATATCACAGAACTTGCTACTTGATGTTAGACTCTGTGTCTAGATTAGTTCACATCATTCAATACTCAGCCCAAGTCTATCTTTTCTTGAGAGGCCTTTCTCCATTCTACTCACATTTTATGTAGGTAGTATTTGATGCCTCAACCAGGTTCCCAGAAAAACCTGAATGTCCCCGCCcacccaaagtgagaagcggagaggcagacagactcccacatgcacccgactgggatccatctggcatgcccaccagggggcaatgctcagcccatcaggggtgttgctccactgcaaccagaggcattctagcacctggatGGAGGCCGTGGAAACATCCTCGGTgctggggcaaactttgctccagtggagcctgggctgcgacaaagaaagagagatagagataaaggagagggggaagggtggagaagcagatgggtgcttctgtgtgccctggctgagaatcgaatccCAGACCTCCATAGgccgggctgacgctcttccactgagccaaccagccagggcttggaggTGTCTTTGTCTTAGCAAAATCataaagaacaataatagctTATTTACATTATGTAGTCCCTGATAAAAGAGCCCCTCAGGAAAGTGGCACATGATCATTTCTCTGCAGGCTTCAGAACTCAGTTCTAGTTAGAAATGAGGTTGGGATAATTTTCTGCCCTCATTGCTTTAGGCTGCCCTTGGTTTAGGTATTCTGGCACTCTGTACTtctcaaaaaaatagaaaaaatatagttaaatatttctaaaatcagTTGTTTCACTCTGTTGGCAATTAGTCCTCCATAAGAAGATGGGTTACATGACCTGTTTAAGTAATGAATACCTTCCTCTAAACTGGAATATAGTAAGGGCTTGCTTAAATAATGTTAATTAGATTAATTAAAGTGTAATCCAGGCCCTCAAAGTTATTTTCCAGTGGCTAAATTTTTTCTAGCctagagatttatattttgaggacatacactatatttttatcttttttttctctaaatacctcttgctttgaaagagcaccgaatggagaaaaaagaggaacagaggattgagggagaacactgagggaggcatgatgagaaggaaagatgtatgggcctGAGAGGGATGAGTGTTCTCATGACTCCCAGAAACTTCTTGGCcttacctcatccagttggcccaggattcatccttcccatccacatactcatggcagtttctccctttggtgatctgcatttcaggaagaaaaaataaaggtttttttccaagtgagaaggtAATAGAGAAATTACTTTATCCTACTGTCAATAAAGCTCTTTCAGCTTGCATGCATTGCCACTCTGGACCACATGATACTTTTCTTACTCATCACATCTGAGTTGACCTGTCCATTCAGGGCTGGGAGGAAGCATTTTTTGTGTTTGTACCACTTTGCTCCCACTTAACCTGTGATCCTCTACAGGAGCTCCATGGTCTGCAGAGTCCACTCAGTACCCAGAGATAACCATATtgtctccatccatgtcctagCATGTAGAAGGGCAGGTCCCACCAAGCCATGGGAGGGATGTGGGAAGCCACAAGACAGGGGAAGAGGTCAATACTTCTCACCTGCCAGGAGTATCCGTTgttgcctgcctcttcatcttctgtgatctggcccttataagggccaaagtgcagacccactggcagagcagatgcCTCGTTCCACACTCCAAGCCCAGCCTCAGGGATGCCCGATGCtctgattctcaacccagggggcagagtgagggctgcGTGGTTCGGAtgccccttatccactgcactgtcttttacaaatgtagggGGCCCATGCACGTCACAACTGTCAGTGAAGAAGTTCTGACACTTCTCACAATCTGGGGGTGAGAGCAACAGGGATTAGGGAAGGTGTAGTGCATGTTCCTGGACATATAGAGCTTCAGAATGAGCCCAGGCACTCACCCCACTGAGCCTCAATTCTGTAGGGCAAGTCCCTAGGGGAATGGAATGCTCTAAGGGCCCAATGACCAGATGAAATTATTGTATGAAGAGATAACATGCTTCTTTGTGAGGGTCACTTACAGAGGTAGTCATCATCCTGGGGCTCGCTGACCTCTCGGtacacatggccttttctttctcgtaggctatacatctttacttcagtctcctttctcctgagttctaagttggagaagagtGAGTTTGGTGAAGTCTGGAGTGTTAATCCCTATTTTGTCAGAAAACACACAGTCTCCTCCCATCAAATTATTACCTGTCCTTCTCTATACTCTGGTATTATGCTTTGTCAACTATTGGCTCAGAGAGCCTCTATAATAGTAAGCCTCTACACTGACTACAGATGACCAATGCAAtatttgtttctagatcttctcatTATGAAGTATAACTTCCCAACTTTATTAAGGGCACAGTATATATAGGTATT
It encodes the following:
- the LOC136315090 gene encoding histone-lysine N-methyltransferase PRDM7-like, whose amino-acid sequence is MKLELRRKETEVKMYSLRERKGHVYREVSEPQDDDYLYCEKCQNFFTDSCDVHGPPTFVKDSAVDKGHPNHAALTLPPGLRIRASGIPEAGLGVWNEASALPVGLHFGPYKGQITEDEEAGNNGYSWQITKGRNCHEYVDGKDESWANWMSRTKARDTPVFLLLSGLLQSEVPQRKHRTQSPPSDSPRNIYKKTAPVRGFLPRGSKSAAATY
- the LOC136315089 gene encoding histone-lysine N-methyltransferase PRDM9-like gives rise to the protein MSRIVAIKYGECGQGFDDESNLRHQRAQSVEKPYICRECEQGFTQKSTLLRHQKIHTGEKPYVCRECERGFTQKSHLLRHQKIHSGEKPYVCRECERGFTQKSTLLIHQRTHSGEKPYVCRECKRGFTEKSYLLTHQRTHSGEKPYVCRECEQGFTQKSTLLRHQKIHTGEKPYVCRECERGFTQKSHLLRHQKIHSGEKPYVCRECERGFTQKSTLLIHQRTHSGEKPYVCRECKRGFSMKPALLRHQRTHSGEKPYVCRECERGFTEKSYLLIHQRTHSGEKPYVCRECERGFTQKSNLLRHQKTHSGEKPYVCRECERGFTEKSHLLIHQRTHSEEKPYVCRECERGFKHKSNLLRHQKTHSGEKPYVCRECERGFTQKSTLLIHQRTHSGEKPYVCRECERGFIQKSQLLRHQRTHLAEKPYICKECERGFNWMSDLIQ